The segment CTGGAGCGCCAGCGGCGCCGGACCCGAACGGAACTCGACCATCCAGTCCGCGGTCTCCGCCCGTACGAGCTCGGTCACGTCCTCCGAGAAGCGGCGCAGCACGCCCAGACATCGCTCGGCGGCCTCGCTGGCGGTGCCCTCCGTGGGGCCCAGGACCTCCCGGACGCTCTCCGAGGCCCAGTCGAACTGCAGGGCCTGCAGACGCCGCTGCACGGCCTGTGCCGTCGCCACGTCCCTTATCCAGCCGGACGTCAGACCGAAGTACCGGTCGCAGGCGATGCAGGCGGCGCCGAGCAGCAGCGAGAGATAACCCCAGCCGGCCGTGCCCTCCGCCACGCCCGTCAGGTCGAGCAGCGGCAGCGCGGCGCCCGCGATCACCCCGGCCGCCGTCCCGATCCGCAGGATCCGGGCGCTGCGGCGCTTCCAGACCCGGTCGGAGAGATACCACTCGGCCGTGCGCAGGGCATTGGACTCCACCCAGCGGTACAGCTCGTCGAGCCGTTCGGCGGGCTCGCCCCAGTCGCCCAGGGGGAACGGCGTACCGGTCAGATCGCGGTGGACGTCTCCCCCGGGGGGTCCCGGTGGCTGCATCTCCGGCTGCTGGCTCACCGGGGGACTCCTCTGTTCAGCTCAGCGCTCATGTCCTTCTGTGACGTGCGGTGCACGTGGTGCCTGCCCTTCCTACCGCCGAATGGTGGGCGATGGGCCCGGAATCCCGGGATTTCCGCCCGCAAGGGGGTCTTGATCAGGTAGAGGAGCCCGCAGTTTCTCACTCGAAAGAGTGATGGAGGCAGGGCGGGCAGGGACCACGTAGGCTCGGCGTACCGACATACGGACAGAGCGAACCTCAGGAGTGACCGTGATTCCCGGTGGTGGCCAGCCCAACATGCAGCAGCTTCTCCAGCAGGCCCAGAAGATGCAGCAGGACCTCGCCCGCGCGCAGCAGGAGCTGGCCGCGACCGAGGTCGACGGACAGGCGGGCGGCGGCCTGGTCAAGGCGACCGTGACCGGCTCCGGCGAGCTGCGCGGCCTGGTCATCGACCCCAAGGCGGTCGACCCCGAGGACACCGAGACGCTCGCCGACCTGATCGTGGCCGCCGTACAGGCCGCCAACGACAACGCTCAGCAGCTCCAGCAGGCCAAGCTCGGCCCGCTGGCACAGGGCATGGGCGGCATGCCGGGCCTCGGCTTCTGAGGCTTCCGGCCACGGGGCTTCCGAGGCCCCTCCTCCCGCGGGCTTCTTAGGCTCGCTTTAAGCCACTACCGTAAGAATCAAGCACTCCCTTGAAAGGGCGTTCCGTGTACGAAGGCGTGGTTCAGGACCTCATCGACGAACTGGGCAGGCTGCCCGGCGTCGGTCCCAAGAGCGCGCAGCGGATCGCCTTCCACATCCTCCAGGCCGAGCCGACCGACGTACGGCGTCTCGCGCACGCGCTCCTGGAGGTCAAGGAGAAGGTCAGGTTCTGCGCGGTCTGCGGAAACGTCGCACAGCAGGAGCAGTGCAACATCTGCCGCGACCCGCGCCGCGACCTGACCGTCATCTGTGTGGTCGAGGAGCCGAAGGACGTCGTCGCGATCGAGCGGACCCGCGAGTTCCGGGGGCGGTACCACGTCCTCGGCGGCGCGATCAGCCCGATCGAGGGCGTCGGCCCGGACGACCTCCGCATCCGCGAGCTGCTCACGCGGCTCGCCGACGGCACGGTCACCGAGCTGATCCTCGCGACCGACCCGAACCTGGAGGGCGAGGCCACCGCGACGTACCTGGCGCGGATGATCAAGCCCATGGGACTCAAGGTGACCCGGCTCGCGAGCGGGCTCCCGGTCGGCGGCGACCTGGAGTACGCCGACGAGGTGACCCTCGGCCGTGCCTTCGAGGGGCGGAGGCTGCTAGATGTATGACGACCGGGCCGGTGCGCTCTCAGGGAGGCTCCTCGATGTCTGACCCCACGCTGCACGCGATCACGCAGAACCCCGACGACTTCGCGGTCCAGATCGCCGACTCCATCGAGAGCTTCATCGTCGCGACCACCGAGGTCGCCAAGGGCGACGAGCCGGACAGCGCCGTGCCCTTCCTGCTCCTGGAGATCTCGCAGCTGCTCCTCGCGGGCGGCCGGCTCGGCGCGCACGAGGACATCGTCCCGGACGAGCGGTACGAGACCGACACGGGCCCCGAGCCCGACGTCGACGACCTGCGCATGCGCTTCGCGGTCCTCCTCGAACCGATCGACGTCTTCTCCGAGGTCTTCGACCCGTACGAGCCCCGCAAGGCCCCCGTCCCGGCCCGGATCTCCGACAACCTCGCCGACATCGTCACCGACCTCCGCCACGGCCTCGCCCACTACCGCGCAGGCCGCACCAGCGAGGCCCTGTGGTGGTGGCAGTTCTCCTACTTCTCCAACTGGGGCCCCACCGCCTCGGCGACCCTCCGCGCCCTGCAGTCCCTCGTCGCCCACGTCCGCCTCGACCAGCCGCTCGCGGAGCTGGACGGCCTCGACACGGACGAGGACCTCACCGAGGACGACCTCGCGGAAGAGGCCGGCCGCGTGATGGCGGAGGAGATCGGCGCACCGCTGGGCCTCAGGTCGAGGAAGTAGCGGACCGCTCGGCCAGACCCCTGCCATCATGGGCCGATGAGCGGGGGAACGACCGCGGACGCGGGAGCAGTACCGGGCGCGGGCCGTACCGACGCGTCCGGCGAACGGGCCGTCGCGGCAGGCGGGGCGATCGGGAACGTCAACACCGGCGACATCGGCACCCAGATCGCGCGTGCCACGCTGCTGCCCCCGGAAGCGCTCACCGTCTCCCCGGCCGGACTGGTCCATCTCCCCGAGCGCACCCAGCTGTTCGTCGGCCGGGCCCGCGAACTGGCCTTGCTGGACAAGGGCGTCGGCGTCCAGGTCATCTGCGGACTCGGCGGCATGGGGAAGTCGACGCTGGCGGCCCGGTGGGCCGCCGACCGGGTGGCCGATCACACGGTCGTCTGGTGGATCACGGCCGAGACGCCCGCCGAACTCGACGCGGGACTCGCCGACCTGGCGCGGGCCATGCAACCGGGCGTCGTGGGCGTACTGCCCGAAGACGCCCTGCGTGAACGGGCGTTGCAGTGGCTGGCCACCCACGACGACTGGCTGCTCGTCCTCGACAACGTCTCCGACCCGGCCGACCTGCGCCCTCTGCTGGCACGGGCGGGAAGCGGCCGGATCGTCGTCACCTCGCGGCGGGCGAGCGGCTGGCAGGACATCGCGCGGACGGTCGTCCTGGACGTCCTCGAACCGGCGGAGGCCGCCGAACTCTTCACCGGGGTGTGCGACGCCGACGACGGAGTCGGCCCGCTCTGTGCCGAGTTGGGCTACCTGCCCCTCGCGCTGAAGCAGGCCGCCGCCTATTGCGCCGAGGCCGGGATCACCCCCCGCGCCTACCTGGAGCTGCTCGCCGCGTACCCCGGAGAGATGCTCGCGGCCACGGCGGAGGGCGGCGAGGCCGCCCGCACCCTGTCCCGCGTCTGGCAGGTGACCATGGACCGGCTCACGGACACCCCGCGCGCCGGCCTCGTGCTCCGCACCATCGCCTGGTGGGCACCCGAGGGGATCGCGCGGCGCCTCCTGGAGCCGCTGGGAACGCCACTGGAGGTCACGGAGGCCGTGCGGCGCCTGGCCGCACACAGCATGATCACGCTCCGGGACGGGACGCTGAACGTCCACCGGCTGGTGCAGGCGGTGGTCCGGGCGGATCCGTCGGAGGCGACGGGGACGGCGCGGGAGATCGCCACGGAGCTGCTGTACAGGGGCATGGCCTGGGCGGAGCCCGGCACGGACCGGCACTTCGCCGTGCACGCGGAGGTTCTGGCCGGACACACCGATC is part of the Streptomyces sp. NBC_00250 genome and harbors:
- a CDS encoding SLATT domain-containing protein — encoded protein: MQPPGPPGGDVHRDLTGTPFPLGDWGEPAERLDELYRWVESNALRTAEWYLSDRVWKRRSARILRIGTAAGVIAGAALPLLDLTGVAEGTAGWGYLSLLLGAACIACDRYFGLTSGWIRDVATAQAVQRRLQALQFDWASESVREVLGPTEGTASEAAERCLGVLRRFSEDVTELVRAETADWMVEFRSGPAPLALQSVGVVPARAESHHPSGRFPLPPGTRPNMPRQRPPEAR
- a CDS encoding YbaB/EbfC family nucleoid-associated protein; amino-acid sequence: MIPGGGQPNMQQLLQQAQKMQQDLARAQQELAATEVDGQAGGGLVKATVTGSGELRGLVIDPKAVDPEDTETLADLIVAAVQAANDNAQQLQQAKLGPLAQGMGGMPGLGF
- the recR gene encoding recombination mediator RecR, translated to MYEGVVQDLIDELGRLPGVGPKSAQRIAFHILQAEPTDVRRLAHALLEVKEKVRFCAVCGNVAQQEQCNICRDPRRDLTVICVVEEPKDVVAIERTREFRGRYHVLGGAISPIEGVGPDDLRIRELLTRLADGTVTELILATDPNLEGEATATYLARMIKPMGLKVTRLASGLPVGGDLEYADEVTLGRAFEGRRLLDV
- a CDS encoding DUF5063 domain-containing protein, which produces MSDPTLHAITQNPDDFAVQIADSIESFIVATTEVAKGDEPDSAVPFLLLEISQLLLAGGRLGAHEDIVPDERYETDTGPEPDVDDLRMRFAVLLEPIDVFSEVFDPYEPRKAPVPARISDNLADIVTDLRHGLAHYRAGRTSEALWWWQFSYFSNWGPTASATLRALQSLVAHVRLDQPLAELDGLDTDEDLTEDDLAEEAGRVMAEEIGAPLGLRSRK
- a CDS encoding tetratricopeptide repeat protein, whose amino-acid sequence is MSGGTTADAGAVPGAGRTDASGERAVAAGGAIGNVNTGDIGTQIARATLLPPEALTVSPAGLVHLPERTQLFVGRARELALLDKGVGVQVICGLGGMGKSTLAARWAADRVADHTVVWWITAETPAELDAGLADLARAMQPGVVGVLPEDALRERALQWLATHDDWLLVLDNVSDPADLRPLLARAGSGRIVVTSRRASGWQDIARTVVLDVLEPAEAAELFTGVCDADDGVGPLCAELGYLPLALKQAAAYCAEAGITPRAYLELLAAYPGEMLAATAEGGEAARTLSRVWQVTMDRLTDTPRAGLVLRTIAWWAPEGIARRLLEPLGTPLEVTEAVRRLAAHSMITLRDGTLNVHRLVQAVVRADPSEATGTAREIATELLYRGMAWAEPGTDRHFAVHAEVLAGHTDPADDTDEAAALFTLAGVFFGVDTALSRALPLCERALHSLRRIHGPDHPTTLNAAQALALTVHMADGGAGAAAALLTGGFAHLSRVLGPDDPRTLAARGHLARALRTSEPERAQELCRENASHSHRVLGPRHPQTIQARYDLLHSWPDRDTDLAALEELVGDAERASPEDPLLGETIKRTLTLELAAAGETERALALSAEVIEDCRRRYGAGDSRILLSRLIEVHVLDLGGQKERVRALGTVLLEDCLRTIGEGELTRLVRGMLS